The DNA region TGGtcatctttaaaatgattaGTACTAGATATCTCTCCATGTACATCATCTACTAGCCAATGCTTTCTTGGcgatgtatatttattattacatccaGGAATAGTATAAACATATTCAGATTGTGTTGGatctaatgattttttatcataaactttcgtattattatcaCATGTAGTACTTTCTGGTACTGTTACTTTAATCCcacttttttcataattatcaattttacatTCCTTTCTTAAACAATCATCCGTCTCCGCGGATTGATTATTTTGTTGttctacatttttattttctctaccTTCTCGtaactttttattccttttatagGTATCCGTATTTTTTGCATCAAGCGCGGCATGCCTTTTCTCTGACATACTTTGCCTACCCAAAGCATCAcgtgaaaatttattcgacgaaGAATTAAATTCTTCTAAGGATAATTGACTATCATACGTTGGATCGCCAGAATATTGACTATCTTTATCATCtagatttttcttcgtttcaacAGACTGAGAACATTCGTTATTTGATTCTTCTAACAATACTGACTCAACACGATCTTCTCTCGGTcctatagttatttttttaacattgctCACGGTAACCGGTTCTATCCAAGTTTTATTAGTGGCAATACAATAACTCTCATTCCttaaactatttttattatattgttccGTTAATCTGTCAATAACAGGATTCCATGGAGAAGCTGTTACACAAGATAATAATCCAGCATTATCCAATGTTTCAGATTGTgaatttaaattgtttttctctttgactCTACCATCATTAACTTTCGTGGAATCTGAAATGTATATGGTATTAGAAGATTCTATTTTACAATGAGAAGACATAttctcaataatatttttgtcattagcGTCGTATGACGATAAACGTCTGGCAATTGTAAGTGTAATGACACCAGTAACAGAACTGTTTGTATTAAGCATTGCTCTTCTTAAAGTTTCCATTGCATCAGAATTTGATAATCCCAAAAGTGATACACCATTAACATTAAGCAATTGATCATTAGTACGTAAACGGCCATCCCTTGAGGCTGCACCACCATGAAGTAcacttttgataaaaattcctAAATCCATATTAGTATTGTCATCTGTACTACTTGTTTTCCCTTTTACACTGACACCTAAGCCAGCTTTTTCAGAATCATGTACTGGAATGTCTAATGTTAATATCATACGATTTTTACGTGGTGACAATACAATATCCTCAGAAGGTTTGACTGTTTTAAATGTACATTTTTCATAATCGtgtacatttaatttttcttgaaaatcattatttttatttgtcggAGATCTATCCAATGCGTTCCAATATTTTGAACCTTCTATTACTTCTAATGGCTGATTAATGGAAGATGTTTGACAATGTGAATCTAAGCTATTCGATGAGACTTCCTCTTGACGCGATACAACCAATCGAACTTTACCACCAGCTGGTATACTTCTCAACAAAGAGACAACTTCTGCTTGGCTTTTACcagtcatttcttttttattgactTCTAATAATCTATCGCCGGGCCTTAATCTACCATCTTCAACTGCAGCACCCATTggtaagatattttttatataaattggaCAATGACCTCCAGCAGGATTATCACGTGTGGTAACGCTAAAGCCCAATCCATTATTTCCTTTAGttaattctatttctatcaTACGGCCAATCTTTCTAGTATTCGCAGTTtgcaatatattataattgctaCATTGAAGCCTTTTGACATTGTCCTCGTTTTCAGATTTCTCAGTGgtctcattaatattaatatgactTTTGCGAATGGACTTTTCGTTATGTGATTTTTTATGCTTTACAATCGATatctttaaacatttttcagTCATACAGGTTCTAAAGATATCTTGGACTTTGGAAAATGGTATGTGTAACAAATTATGgccatttattttaataattttatcatgtaGATCAATTTGACCATCGCGTGCTATACGTCCATTAGGTTCAATACCCTCCACTCTAAGACCTTGATCATTACCTAAAAGATCATAACATGGAACTACGTGAAGTCCCAATGGTCCGGCTTCATTTTTTATCACAATTTCACGAATTTCTCCTTGATCTAAAGATTCTACATTGGTATTTGAAAAATCATAACAAGCTTTGGCATCCTGTCCTAATGGTTCTCTACGTCGAGATTCTCTAGGTAATGATTGAGCCGAATATGTTGTTAAATTAGGTTCTCTATTTGAAAGAGCATGCATAGATAATCTTTTGACGCCTTCTCTTTTGATACTACTGCTGGATATTGATGCATGAGTATCGATCATATATGGTTGGTCTTTACCAtcggaatgaaaaaaatctgGACTATTGGTACCAACCGAACTAGCTCCATCTCCGCCGGCATGAATGACATCGTTACTTGCAAAATGGGCAACAATTTGTTCTCTATCGTCAGCAACATCGCATAACCTATCATCAGGATCAAGAAGTCCACCACCGGTCAATGTAGATAAACTATTAATGGTAATACCACTGTCATTCTTTCCTGTTGCCTTTTTATATCTCAATATAGCTTCGTGCATCAAATCTTTAACAAGTAGCGTTCCGTCTCCACATGGAACTACCACTCTAACGTTTTCGAAACACACAGTTACCTTCATCGTGTCAATTtcatattatgaaaattttaagcGTACTTTTGGTACGCATTCAAAGTTCAACGTGGAAAATACAAAtactattgaaaataaattaatcgttGTGAAATGTATTAATCAATGATTAGATTTCACGATGCACTATgcatttctttcatattaaaGTCGTCATCGTACACTAGTCGTCGTTCCGTTTACCACCATATCTTGCGAGTGAATCATCGACGTAGCAATCACTATGTTAAGAATACTTGACGAATATAATCTATCTCTTTGATCAATATAAacgtaatttaataatatcagaTAAAAcgttgttaataaaaataaaaagtctgtCAATTAGTTCGATCGGATAGACGCTAACGCATTCTAACTTTATCCTATCAAATACAAGGAACGGACGCACTCGCCATTACGACAATTTGTTCCATCTCGTCGTTCCGTCGTTCGAAACGACGGAATTCTCTACTCAGAGATTCATCCTAATGATACAGGTTAgccaacaaaaaataatatagaacgTAACCGCTACGATATATAATCTACTTCCATTAAGTATTACATGTTACTCATATTCTTAATTACAACGaacgaatatttaaattatatttaccttCGTTTAAAATTCGTGCCATTTTTGTAAAAGCTTAAGAATTGTTTAAAGTGAGatcaaaatttctatttaatgtTACACGTGCATacgttatatttcttttcctcttactGC from Vespa crabro chromosome 12, iyVesCrab1.2, whole genome shotgun sequence includes:
- the LOC124428335 gene encoding partitioning defective 3 homolog, translated to MKVTVCFENVRVVVPCGDGTLLVKDLMHEAILRYKKATGKNDSGITINSLSTLTGGGLLDPDDRLCDVADDREQIVAHFASNDVIHAGGDGASSVGTNSPDFFHSDGKDQPYMIDTHASISSSSIKREGVKRLSMHALSNREPNLTTYSAQSLPRESRRREPLGQDAKACYDFSNTNVESLDQGEIREIVIKNEAGPLGLHVVPCYDLLGNDQGLRVEGIEPNGRIARDGQIDLHDKIIKINGHNLLHIPFSKVQDIFRTCMTEKCLKISIVKHKKSHNEKSIRKSHININETTEKSENEDNVKRLQCSNYNILQTANTRKIGRMIEIELTKGNNGLGFSVTTRDNPAGGHCPIYIKNILPMGAAVEDGRLRPGDRLLEVNKKEMTGKSQAEVVSLLRSIPAGGKVRLVVSRQEEVSSNSLDSHCQTSSINQPLEVIEGSKYWNALDRSPTNKNNDFQEKLNVHDYEKCTFKTVKPSEDIVLSPRKNRMILTLDIPVHDSEKAGLGVSVKGKTSSTDDNTNMDLGIFIKSVLHGGAASRDGRLRTNDQLLNVNGVSLLGLSNSDAMETLRRAMLNTNSSVTGVITLTIARRLSSYDANDKNIIENMSSHCKIESSNTIYISDSTKVNDGRVKEKNNLNSQSETLDNAGLLSCVTASPWNPVIDRLTEQYNKNSLRNESYCIATNKTWIEPVTVSNVKKITIGPREDRVESVLLEESNNECSQSVETKKNLDDKDSQYSGDPTYDSQLSLEEFNSSSNKFSRDALGRQSMSEKRHAALDAKNTDTYKRNKKLREGRENKNVEQQNNQSAETDDCLRKECKIDNYEKSGIKVTVPESTTCDNNTKVYDKKSLDPTQSEYVYTIPGCNNKYTSPRKHWLVDDVHGEISSTNHFKDDHEGFSNSRGDVKQASLNSALDDRYKRSRKKGGIRSMLRLGKNRKSLNFGDSIEGRHESSNYCSGTINYIA